A segment of the Zalophus californianus isolate mZalCal1 chromosome 3, mZalCal1.pri.v2, whole genome shotgun sequence genome:
TGTCCCTGTTGGGATGGCCTTGATGTCCTGGTCGCAGCTTGCTGGGAAAGGACACATCTCCCGTGAGGGGCAACCTGGAGGAGTGTGACATCCTTATCCATTCACTTGTCCCCAGTAAAACACTCCCCTTGTCCGCTGTGGGGAGAAGGGCCTGCGCCGAAGAGCgcaagggagaggagagagccgCTCCACTCCTGTCCCTCCCCAGCAAGGCGGGGCAGAGCCGTCCTTAGAACGAGGCAGGCTTTGGAGAAAGGCAGGGCTTTTATGGGGCTGCTATTAGCTTGCTTGGGGCTGACTTCGTGAGGCCGCGCACAGCCCAGCGGCGCACTGGGAACACCCCGATTGTCGCAAGGCAGGACACCAAGTAGGCGAGCGCTTGCTGGCTCCCCCAGGGCGGCGGGGCCAACTGGCTGGCCGCGGAGACTGGCACCCGGGTTCAGCCGCCCCAAGCTGACAGTGGCATGGCCTTTGAGGGGACagctgggcaggggagggcaagTTCGCCTTTCCCGGTCTCGGCCCTGGAGTGCATGCAAGTCGGGGAGCGCACTCCAGCTTCCTGCGGGCCGAGCCACCCCAGAATGCGCGTGGGGCCAGGCGGTCACCGCTGGATCGGCTGTGGCCGCGTAGGCGGCGGGGGAGGTGGGGCCACCAGTTGCCCGGTGCGCCGGAGCCAAGATCTGATTTCGGGACCGTGCCTGCGTGCTGAGTCAAACCCGGCGGCTGGCCTGGGTCTGCCGCGGGGGCCGCCATGCACAGTGAGCCGAGGTTAATGATTAATCTCTGACCACTCGGCCCCTAGCAGCTCTGGGGAGGGCGCTGCAGGAGGGTGGGTAGGGGCCGGCGAGTGGCCGGCAGCCGGGAAGGGGGCGGAGGGCTGTCTGGGGAGGGcgcgctgggggcggggaggagaaggGCCGGCGTTAGGCTGCGGGAGACACTCCGCGCGCGCGCGCGATTAGAACCTCCTTCCTCCACTCTCTCCCCGCctcactcatacacacacaccccaaactcCACCCCCAGGCGCCTCCCTGGCCCTTGCTAGGTTGGGCTACTCCAGGAAGTTTCCGAAAGCACCAGAAATACTAAGTTACTTTTTCCAGGTGTTTGCCTGTGAGACCGCGCTGGGCCCACCTTGGTGAGTGGCAGCGCAGAACTCTGGGCTCTGCTGGGAGGAGGAGGACGGGAAGTTGAGAAGGTCTTTGGACCTGGTGGCGTGGCTTTCGTCCTCATGGCTTCACACCAGGGCCCCAGCGGTGAGTGCTCCCATGTCATCGATCACACCCATGTCCCCGAGTTCGAGGTGGCCACCTGGGTCAAAATCACCCTCACCTTGGTGTACCTGGCCATCTTCGTGGTGGGCATTCTGGGGAACAGTGTCACCATTCGGGTCACCCAGGTGCTGCGGAAGAAAGGCTACTTGCAGAAGGAGGTGACGGATCACATGGTGAGCCTGGCTTGCTCGGACATCTTGGTCTTCCTCATTGGCATGCCCATGCAGTTCTACAGCATCATCTGGAACCCCCTGACCACGCCCAGCCATGCCCTGTCCTGTAAGATTCACACTTTCCTCTTTGAGGCCTGCAGCTATGCTACGGTCCTGCACGTGCTGACGCTCAGCTTTGAGCGCTATGTTGCCATCTGCCACCCCTTCAGGTATAAGGCTGTGTCGGGGCCCTGCCAGGTGAAGCTACTGATTGGTTTTGTCTGGGTTACCTCCACCCTGGTGGCGTTGCCTTTGCTTTTTGCCATGGGAGTTGAGTACCCCTTGGTGAAGGTGCCCAATCACCGGGGCCTCTCCTGCAACCATTCCCGCACTCGCCACCACGAGCAACCGGAGACTTCCAACATGTCCATCTGTACCAACCTTTCCAGCCGATGGACGGTCTTCCAGTCCAGCATCTTCAGCGCCTTCATCATCTACCTGTTGGTCCTGGTCTCCGTGGCCTTCATGTGCTGGAGCATGATGCAGGTGCTCATGAGGAGCGGCCAGGGCACGCTGGCCAGGAAGGGACAGCCGGCGCACCTCCAGAAGTCGGAGAGCGAGGAAAGCAGGACAGCAAGGAGGCAGACCATTATCTTCCTGAGTGAGTCCTGGGTGGAGGGCAACCTGGGAGctggcttccccctcccccaccctgccactgCCTGTGCCCCTCCAAAACACAAGTCTTGCCCTGAAGGTGTACACTTCCCCTTGCTGAGACTGAAGAGACACGGATCTGAACCTCTGAATGTTTCTTGTGTCTGTTTTGGGAACTTAGGCTACAGTGAAAAGAGCACTAGACCAGGAGTCAGTGTCTGGGTGCGTTCCAGAACAGCCGCTCTATGACCCTGGCAAGTCACAAAATATCTTGAGTAAAACGGAGTTAAATATTCTGAGAAATGTGAGGGTCAAATTAGGTAATGGGGAGAGGTGAAAGTCCTCTGAGAAGGACCAAGTTCTGTGGAGATGAAAGGGAGCATTCTTCTCCAGCCCGTCGTTGCCCTGGAGAACCTTCCTCAGGCATTTCGATCTTGTTCCCATTTTTCGCCTCCTTGGGAGAAGCGAGGCTGTCAGGAACATACACTCTCCAGGCTGCTGCTACACTCCCCTGGGGGTGACCTACCCAAGTCCTAAGAAACTGGAGCTCTCAGACACACACTCCTCAGGGCAGAGCTTGAGTTTCTGCTGTGGTGGTTCTCTTCTGTATCAGAACCGAGAAACATGGCAGGGACTGCCGGCCTGTTTGTCTGATCCAGAAAATCTGGTGTCCCAGCTTCCTGGGACTTGATTGATCGTCTAGAATACTCAACTCTATGCAGACAAAGCtgtttgttttccaaactttCGTTGTGGTGCAAATATTTAAAGTCGGGTCCTTCTGTgtgtcagggaggaaggagcccaCGGTCCACAGGGCCCTTTCCAGTGTGGCATCAGGAAAAGGAATAAATCATGGTGCTGTTTGTTTTGGTGTGGGAAACCTGAGTAACAGGTTTCAGGACCAGGGGGTTGATATGAGAGTAAAATCTGAAGGCGCTTGAAGAGGAACGGAAAGAACCTGGTCCTGTCCCAGCCATTTGTATAGCTGACTTGACGTTGTCCGTACAGTGTGAAATGAGAAGAGAGAGTTTGCGATTTCTGGATGCCTGCTCGGCATCGGGGGCTGTGCTAGGTGgtttatatttccatttcatagAGGAGGAATTTGAGGCTTAGAGGAGAGAAGATCTAGTTCAAATAAGTACAGCTCCTGCATTGTGACCTCAATTCTCAGGGCCAGGAGATGAGAGGCTCCCGGTGGCTCGCACAGGCTCATGttgaagggaaaatgaaacaaaacaggaCTTTGACAAGGAAGGTGCTACCTCGATTAGGCTGGTGGTGGTGCTGCCTCCTAGGGCCAGTTTTTGTGGAAGTTGGAGTAAGGAGTCTGTAGCAGGTGTGGACATCTGGGGGACTTGGGAAGGGCACCCAACccaactcactctctctcacccacGCCCTGCTGCCCAGAGTAGTCCAGGAAGGAGTGGAGAGTAGATTGGCTTGAACATTCATTGAAAAGCTAGTTCCCTCTTCCCCCCGTATACGCTTAGGCGTATCTTAAACTTTTAGCAGGGATTGATACGTTAGTGTGAATGaatcccttctccctccccctgcccttt
Coding sequences within it:
- the GPR39 gene encoding G-protein coupled receptor 39 isoform X2 gives rise to the protein MVSLACSDILVFLIGMPMQFYSIIWNPLTTPSHALSCKIHTFLFEACSYATVLHVLTLSFERYVAICHPFRYKAVSGPCQVKLLIGFVWVTSTLVALPLLFAMGVEYPLVKVPNHRGLSCNHSRTRHHEQPETSNMSICTNLSSRWTVFQSSIFSAFIIYLLVLVSVAFMCWSMMQVLMRSGQGTLARKGQPAHLQKSESEESRTARRQTIIFLRLIVVTLAVCWMPNQVRRIMAAAKPKHDWTKTYFRAYMILLPFSDTFFYLSSVINPLLYNVSSQQFRRVFGQVLRCHLTLPHANHSKHLRAHVTSAAASTRSARRPLIFMASRSSSSERTDKVFLSTFQSKAKPESKPQQLSLESLEPNSEMKPPTSAAGNGLQEHEV
- the GPR39 gene encoding G-protein coupled receptor 39 isoform X1 produces the protein MASHQGPSGECSHVIDHTHVPEFEVATWVKITLTLVYLAIFVVGILGNSVTIRVTQVLRKKGYLQKEVTDHMVSLACSDILVFLIGMPMQFYSIIWNPLTTPSHALSCKIHTFLFEACSYATVLHVLTLSFERYVAICHPFRYKAVSGPCQVKLLIGFVWVTSTLVALPLLFAMGVEYPLVKVPNHRGLSCNHSRTRHHEQPETSNMSICTNLSSRWTVFQSSIFSAFIIYLLVLVSVAFMCWSMMQVLMRSGQGTLARKGQPAHLQKSESEESRTARRQTIIFLRLIVVTLAVCWMPNQVRRIMAAAKPKHDWTKTYFRAYMILLPFSDTFFYLSSVINPLLYNVSSQQFRRVFGQVLRCHLTLPHANHSKHLRAHVTSAAASTRSARRPLIFMASRSSSSERTDKVFLSTFQSKAKPESKPQQLSLESLEPNSEMKPPTSAAGNGLQEHEV